Below is a window of Terriglobales bacterium DNA.
ACGCCGTGCAGTAGGTCAGGCGGTCGCCCTCGCCGCACGCTGCCTTCATCCCTTCGAGCGACAAATACGCCAGCGAGTCCGCGCCGATGTAGTCGCGGATCTCCTCGATCGACTTGTTCGCCGCGATGAGCTGCGACTTCGACGGCGTGTCCACCCCGTAGAAGCACGGCGAGATGGTCGGCGGGCACGAGATGCGGAAGTGCACTTCCTTCGCCCCCGCCTCGCGCACCATGCGCACGATCTTCCGGCTGGTGGTGCCGCGCACGATCGAATCGTCGATCAGGATCACGCGCTTGTCCTTCAGCAGGTGGCGCACCGGGTTCAACTTCAGCCGCACCCCGAAGTCGCGCACGCGCTGCTCCGGTTCGATGAACGTCCGCCCCACGTAGTGGTTGCGGATGAGCGCGAAGCGCAGCGGAACCCCGCTCTCTTCCGAGTATCCGGTCGCCGCGACCACGCCCGAGTCCGGCACCGGCACCACGATGTCCGCCTCCACCGGCGCTTCCTTCGCCAGCTGCCGGCCGAGCTGCTCGCGGCTCTCCTGCACCGAGCGCCCGTAGATGATCGAGTCCGGCCGCGAGAAGTACACGTGCTCGAACACGCACGCCGACTGCGGCTGCGCCGTCGAATGGTAGAAGCGCGAGCTGATGCCTTCCGGCCCGACCACCACCATCTCCCCCGGCGAGACGTCGCGCTCGTACTGCGCGCCGATCAGGTCGAACGCGCACGTCTCCGACGCGAACACGATCGTGTCGTTGCCCACCTGGCCGCTCGGCAGCGACCCCGCGCCCGCCCCGTTCGCGCCCTTGATCCGCCCCATCGAGAGTGGACGGAACCCGCGCGGGTCGCGCACCGCGAACACCCGGTCGCGCGTCATCAGCACCAGCGAGAACGCGCCTTCGATGCGACGCAGCGCGTCCGCGATCGCCTCCGGCAACGTCTGTTCCTTGGATTGCGCCACCAGGTGCACGATCACCTCGGTGTCCGAGGTCGTCTGGAAGATCGAGCCCTGCTGCTCCAGCTTCTGCCGGATCAGGTGCGCGTTGACCAGGTTCCCGTTGTGCGCCAGCGCGATCATGCCCTTGTTGCAGTCCACCATGATGGGCTGCGCGTTGAGCAGCGCGGAGTCGCCCGCGGTCGAGTAGCGCGTGTGCCCGATGGCCAGCGGCCCGGTCAGCTGCGCCAGCACCGGCTCGGTGAAGATGTCGGCCACCAGCCCCATCGCCTTGTGCACGTGCAGCGCCGCGCCGTCGGACGACACGATGCCCGCCGACTCCTGTCCGCGGTGCTGCAGCGCGTGCAGCCCGAGATACGCCAGCTTCGAGGCTTCCGCGTGCGCGTAGATCGCCACCACGCCGCATTCGTCTTTGAACTTGTCGAAGCTCATCGCGTCCCCGTCGAGTTGCGAGTTGTTGGTTCCTAGTCGTCAGTGGCCGCGCCACTCGCAACTCGCGACTAAGAACTCGCAGCTAGCTCTTCTGCAGCACGTCCGGCGCCAGGTGCTCTTCCGTCCCCGCGTGCAGCGCCCGCTCCAGCGCCCTCTCCCACGCCTCCTTCAGCTCCGACACCTTCGCCGTCACGGTTGGCTGGCCGTCTAGCGAAACGCTGAATTGTTCGTTTGCCGTGTGCCCGAGGAGGTCCGCTGCTACACCGTATTCTAGCGCACTCTTTTGGATGGCCGGGACGTGTTTTTCGTCGCACGAAATCACCACCCGGCTCGCGTCTTCCCCGAACAGCGCCGCCGCCGCTCCCTGGCCGTTGGAACTAAGGTTCACTGTCGCGCCCGTGACCTTGCCCAAGACGCCCAGCCCGAAGCACGCCTCCGCCAGCGCGACCGCCAGGCCGCCCTCCGAGCAGTCGTGCGCGCTCTCCACCAGGCCCTCGCCGATCACCTTGACCAGGCACTGCTGCAGCGCGTGCTCCTGCTCCAGCTCCAGCGCCGGCGGGAATCCCCACACTGCCCCCAGCACTTCCCTGGCGTACTCCGACGACCCGAACTCCTGCTCCGCGTCGGTCGCGTCCCCCGGCTCCGAGCCCCGCAGCAGCACGATCGCGCGCCCCGCCTCGCGGAAGCACATCTGCGTCGCGCGCTGCACCTCGTCCAGGATCCCGACCACGCCCACCACCGGCGTCGGATAGATCCCCTCGCCCAGCGTCTCGTTGTAGAAGCTCACGTTGCCGCCGGTGATCGGCGTCTCCAGCTCTTCGCACGCCTTGGTCAGACCGTCCACCACCTGCGAGAACTGCCACATGATGCCCGGCTTCTCCGGGTTGCCGAAGTTCAGGCAATTGGTCGCCGCCACCGGCCGCGCGCCCGTGCACGCCACGTTGCGCGCCGCCTCCGCCACCGCGTGCATCGCGC
It encodes the following:
- the purF gene encoding amidophosphoribosyltransferase is translated as MSFDKFKDECGVVAIYAHAEASKLAYLGLHALQHRGQESAGIVSSDGAALHVHKAMGLVADIFTEPVLAQLTGPLAIGHTRYSTAGDSALLNAQPIMVDCNKGMIALAHNGNLVNAHLIRQKLEQQGSIFQTTSDTEVIVHLVAQSKEQTLPEAIADALRRIEGAFSLVLMTRDRVFAVRDPRGFRPLSMGRIKGANGAGAGSLPSGQVGNDTIVFASETCAFDLIGAQYERDVSPGEMVVVGPEGISSRFYHSTAQPQSACVFEHVYFSRPDSIIYGRSVQESREQLGRQLAKEAPVEADIVVPVPDSGVVAATGYSEESGVPLRFALIRNHYVGRTFIEPEQRVRDFGVRLKLNPVRHLLKDKRVILIDDSIVRGTTSRKIVRMVREAGAKEVHFRISCPPTISPCFYGVDTPSKSQLIAANKSIEEIRDYIGADSLAYLSLEGMKAACGEGDRLTYCTACYTGKYPTAFIDIAELEASAKKC